A genomic segment from Nymphalis io chromosome 15, ilAglIoxx1.1, whole genome shotgun sequence encodes:
- the LOC126773672 gene encoding uncharacterized protein LOC126773672 isoform X1 — protein MKFYSIILFILHNNIAKEIEKQQFCKGLLCDDDENVSVCGLRIEDTGFRLKLFKNECELMKYGCSLNEELAYGLINKEYCEHSFADFNESLYSMENNDQKLNRILFHANASDCTDNKCVNENVNEVCGIRQDGVGYRIKLFKSKCELVKHNCENDQKYNETDLFICKQSDNIIKDVHNDNFTIEKYNESKDKHLVVVNGNMLGLGDINDTIDTFFAASHVFDLPLKEIQPFNTRRMHLKYAGPAKVFVPWIVKPKNISSDTFHRPTLSSCYHKCPIKCPETYAPVCGVPGIVAREPALMFQNHCFMDVAQCKMFWEGKSSTSHSSSYVEASFLFCMGDAMNAVYRFLPAIRTLQHMGRLKKKGKFRAKLRNFRYVSEFRSGRPKFMG, from the exons atgaaattttatagCATCATACTATTTATTCTTCACAATAATATAGCaaaagaaatagaaaaacaacAGTTTTGTAAAGGATTACTATGTGACGATGATGAGAATGTAAGTGTATGTGGTTTACGCATTGAAGACACTGGATTTAGATTGAAGCTGTTCAAAAATGAATGCGAACTTATGAAATACGGTTGCAGCCTTAATGAGGAACTTG CTTACGGATTAATTAACAAAGAATATTGCGAGCATTCATTTGCAGATTTTAATGAAAGTCTATATAGTATGGAAAATAATGATCAAAAATTGAACCGTATTTTATTTCATGCTAACGCATCAGActgcacagataataaatgcgTTAACGAAAATGTAAACGAAGTATGCGGCATCAGACAAGATGGCGTCGGTtacagaataaaattatttaaaagtaaatgcgAATTAGTAAAACATAATTGCGAAAACGATCAGAAATATAACGAAACTgatctatttatttgtaaacagtCAGATAATATCATTAAAGATGTACATAATGACAATTttacaattgaaaaatataatgaaagtaaagataaacatttAGTAGTCGTAAACGGCAATATGCTTGGACTTGGTGATATAAATGATACAATTGACACTTTCTTTGCTGCGTCTCATGTTTTCGACTTACCGTTAAAAGAAATTCAACCTTTCAATACTAGGAGGATGCATTTGAAATATGCTGGACCTGCAAAGGTATTCGTACCGTGGATTGTTAAACCTAAAAATATTAGCAGCGACACGTTTCATAGACCTACGCTATCGTCGTGCTACCATAAGTGCCCAATA aaaTGTCCTGAGACTTACGCACCAGTGTGCGGAGTTCCTGGCATAGTGGCGCGAGAGCCTGCCTTAATGTTTCAAAACCACTGCTTTATGGACGTAGCTCAGTGTAAGATGTTTTGGGAGGGGAAAAGCAGTACTTCTCATAGCTCTT caTACGTCGAGGCTTCTTTCCTGTTCTGCATGGGAGATGCAATGAACGCCGTCTACAGGTTCTTACCCGCTATAAGAACCCTGCAACACATGGGACGTCTCAAGAAGAAAGGAAAATTCAGAGCCAAATTAAGGAATTTTAGATATGTAAGCGAATTTAGATCGGGTCGTCCTAAATTTATGGgttga
- the LOC126773672 gene encoding uncharacterized protein LOC126773672 isoform X3 produces MRNLKCPETYAPVCGVPGIVAREPALMFQNHCFMDVAQCKMFWEGKSSTSHSSSYVEASFLFCMGDAMNAVYRFLPAIRTLQHMGRLKKKGKFRAKLRNFRYVSEFRSGRPKFMG; encoded by the exons ATGAGGAACTTG aaaTGTCCTGAGACTTACGCACCAGTGTGCGGAGTTCCTGGCATAGTGGCGCGAGAGCCTGCCTTAATGTTTCAAAACCACTGCTTTATGGACGTAGCTCAGTGTAAGATGTTTTGGGAGGGGAAAAGCAGTACTTCTCATAGCTCTT caTACGTCGAGGCTTCTTTCCTGTTCTGCATGGGAGATGCAATGAACGCCGTCTACAGGTTCTTACCCGCTATAAGAACCCTGCAACACATGGGACGTCTCAAGAAGAAAGGAAAATTCAGAGCCAAATTAAGGAATTTTAGATATGTAAGCGAATTTAGATCGGGTCGTCCTAAATTTATGGgttga
- the LOC126773672 gene encoding uncharacterized protein LOC126773672 isoform X2: MENNDQKLNRILFHANASDCTDNKCVNENVNEVCGIRQDGVGYRIKLFKSKCELVKHNCENDQKYNETDLFICKQSDNIIKDVHNDNFTIEKYNESKDKHLVVVNGNMLGLGDINDTIDTFFAASHVFDLPLKEIQPFNTRRMHLKYAGPAKVFVPWIVKPKNISSDTFHRPTLSSCYHKCPIKCPETYAPVCGVPGIVAREPALMFQNHCFMDVAQCKMFWEGKSSTSHSSSYVEASFLFCMGDAMNAVYRFLPAIRTLQHMGRLKKKGKFRAKLRNFRYVSEFRSGRPKFMG, encoded by the exons ATGGAAAATAATGATCAAAAATTGAACCGTATTTTATTTCATGCTAACGCATCAGActgcacagataataaatgcgTTAACGAAAATGTAAACGAAGTATGCGGCATCAGACAAGATGGCGTCGGTtacagaataaaattatttaaaagtaaatgcgAATTAGTAAAACATAATTGCGAAAACGATCAGAAATATAACGAAACTgatctatttatttgtaaacagtCAGATAATATCATTAAAGATGTACATAATGACAATTttacaattgaaaaatataatgaaagtaaagataaacatttAGTAGTCGTAAACGGCAATATGCTTGGACTTGGTGATATAAATGATACAATTGACACTTTCTTTGCTGCGTCTCATGTTTTCGACTTACCGTTAAAAGAAATTCAACCTTTCAATACTAGGAGGATGCATTTGAAATATGCTGGACCTGCAAAGGTATTCGTACCGTGGATTGTTAAACCTAAAAATATTAGCAGCGACACGTTTCATAGACCTACGCTATCGTCGTGCTACCATAAGTGCCCAATA aaaTGTCCTGAGACTTACGCACCAGTGTGCGGAGTTCCTGGCATAGTGGCGCGAGAGCCTGCCTTAATGTTTCAAAACCACTGCTTTATGGACGTAGCTCAGTGTAAGATGTTTTGGGAGGGGAAAAGCAGTACTTCTCATAGCTCTT caTACGTCGAGGCTTCTTTCCTGTTCTGCATGGGAGATGCAATGAACGCCGTCTACAGGTTCTTACCCGCTATAAGAACCCTGCAACACATGGGACGTCTCAAGAAGAAAGGAAAATTCAGAGCCAAATTAAGGAATTTTAGATATGTAAGCGAATTTAGATCGGGTCGTCCTAAATTTATGGgttga